The following coding sequences are from one Ignavibacteria bacterium window:
- a CDS encoding insulinase family protein encodes MDDILKINYEKYSLDNGLEVILYPDKSLPILAANIWYRVGSANETKGKTGFAHLFEHMMFQGSKHVPKQMHFKYIQEAGGNLNGTTSTDRTNYYQSLPSNYLEMVLWLESDRMGFLIPALGQDKLDNQIDVVKNERRQRYDNAPYGMAWEIIFSNLYPENHPYHWPTIGYMQDISNITLSDVKDFFHTYYVPNNASLVIGGDINIPKTKELVQRYFGPIPRGNSVKEVFAPEVSLEKNVSLIHEDNVQLPRIYFAWHTTNAYTDQDAALDILSYILSSSKNSRLYKTLIFEEEIAQDISAFQHSAKYGGSFVIVATARPGISLDQIKEEVFRQLDLLIENGISPEEMEKAKNNIKASFIFSMQNLNSLVNHLNEYNFFLKDPDSFHFDLERYQKVDAEAIRKAAEEFLRKPYVELRILPKSITQE; translated from the coding sequence ATGGATGATATATTAAAAATAAATTATGAAAAGTATTCCCTGGATAACGGTCTTGAGGTGATACTATACCCGGATAAAAGCCTGCCCATACTGGCGGCCAATATCTGGTACAGGGTGGGAAGTGCAAATGAAACCAAGGGGAAAACCGGCTTTGCGCACCTTTTCGAGCATATGATGTTCCAGGGTTCGAAGCACGTGCCCAAGCAGATGCATTTCAAGTACATACAGGAAGCCGGGGGCAACCTGAACGGGACAACTAGCACGGACAGGACAAACTATTACCAGAGCCTCCCTTCAAACTATCTGGAAATGGTGCTATGGCTGGAATCCGACAGGATGGGGTTCTTAATTCCTGCCCTGGGGCAGGATAAGCTGGATAACCAGATAGACGTTGTAAAAAACGAAAGAAGACAGCGCTACGACAATGCCCCTTACGGAATGGCCTGGGAAATAATTTTCTCAAACCTTTATCCCGAAAACCATCCATACCACTGGCCGACTATAGGCTATATGCAGGACATCTCGAATATTACGCTTTCAGACGTAAAAGATTTTTTTCACACATATTACGTACCCAACAATGCCAGTCTTGTAATAGGAGGAGATATAAATATCCCCAAAACAAAGGAGCTTGTTCAAAGGTACTTCGGCCCTATTCCAAGGGGCAATAGCGTAAAAGAGGTTTTTGCACCTGAGGTATCGCTTGAGAAAAATGTCAGCCTCATTCATGAGGACAACGTACAGCTTCCGAGGATTTATTTTGCCTGGCACACAACCAACGCCTATACCGACCAGGATGCAGCGCTCGATATTTTGTCTTACATACTTTCAAGCTCAAAGAATTCGCGGCTTTACAAGACGCTCATTTTTGAAGAAGAGATAGCGCAGGACATATCGGCTTTTCAGCATTCGGCAAAGTACGGGGGCTCTTTTGTTATTGTTGCAACAGCGCGCCCAGGAATATCCCTTGACCAGATAAAAGAAGAAGTCTTCAGGCAGCTCGATCTGTTAATTGAAAACGGCATCAGCCCTGAAGAAATGGAAAAGGCAAAGAACAACATCAAGGCATCGTTCATATTTTCAATGCAGAACCTTAATTCACTGGTTAATCATTTGAATGAATATAATTTTTTCTTAAAAGATCCGGACTCATTTCATTTTGACCTGGAGCGTTACCAGAAAGTGGATGCCGAGGCTATTAGAAAAGCGGCAGAAGAGTTCCTGAGGAAGCCTTATGTTGAGCTCAGAATATTACCCAAAAGCATTACGCAGGAATAG
- a CDS encoding insulinase family protein: protein MEELNRMNELSGMEELNRTKKPQPKGRISFTLPEIEKFTLDNGLEVLFVKKERLPIIQLSLIIDAGSRFDPNEKKGLSILVSSLLDEGAGGLGSLELSNAIESLGSVLSVSSDPDAMFISLLSLSETFDKSLDLYSKVITKPHLAEEDMQREKRKQINRIIQAKDDAGYIASVLFEKLVYTVHSPYGLPEMGLTETVEKISSNDIRLFYETLITPQNSTLIVVGSIDKEILRHKLNIALLGWHTHMKPIISVHNPPREKTRLYFVQKEGAAQSEIRIGHLTEGRNKPDFFARALMNSILGGQFSSRINLNLREDKGYTYGAHSGFNYNKVNGYFYVSAPVKTENTKESIVEILKELKGIQVYISEKELKFAKSSQVRKFPALFETYGQIGRSLANMIIYCLPDDYFNTFLDNIKKVTLEEAYEAAHNYIIPDELVIMVVGDREAVKPQLEALNLGSITELDRDGNVIGTV, encoded by the coding sequence ATGGAAGAATTAAACAGGATGAATGAATTAAGCGGAATGGAAGAATTAAACAGGACAAAAAAACCGCAGCCCAAGGGCAGGATAAGTTTTACGCTTCCCGAAATTGAAAAGTTCACGCTTGATAACGGTCTGGAAGTTTTATTTGTAAAGAAAGAAAGGCTCCCGATCATTCAGCTGAGCCTCATAATTGATGCCGGAAGCAGGTTTGATCCGAACGAAAAAAAGGGGCTTTCGATTCTTGTTTCTTCGCTTTTAGATGAAGGGGCCGGCGGTTTAGGCTCGCTTGAGTTAAGCAATGCAATAGAATCTCTTGGCTCGGTGCTCTCGGTTTCCTCTGATCCCGATGCCATGTTCATATCGCTTCTTTCCCTTTCAGAAACCTTCGACAAGTCGCTCGATCTTTATTCAAAGGTGATCACAAAGCCGCATTTAGCTGAAGAGGACATGCAGAGGGAGAAAAGGAAGCAGATCAACAGGATCATACAGGCCAAGGATGACGCGGGTTATATAGCATCCGTTTTATTTGAAAAGCTCGTCTATACCGTTCACAGCCCTTACGGGCTGCCTGAGATGGGTTTAACTGAAACCGTGGAAAAAATCAGCAGCAACGATATACGCCTGTTTTACGAGACTCTGATAACGCCGCAGAACTCTACTCTGATCGTTGTTGGCAGCATAGACAAAGAAATTTTAAGGCACAAACTGAATATTGCTCTTTTAGGCTGGCACACTCATATGAAGCCGATAATAAGTGTGCATAATCCCCCAAGGGAAAAAACGCGCCTTTATTTTGTGCAAAAAGAAGGTGCTGCACAGAGTGAAATACGCATTGGCCACCTTACCGAAGGAAGGAACAAGCCCGACTTTTTTGCAAGGGCACTTATGAACTCCATTCTGGGAGGACAGTTTTCAAGCCGCATCAATCTTAACTTGCGTGAGGACAAAGGCTATACGTACGGCGCCCATTCAGGTTTTAACTACAACAAGGTAAACGGGTACTTTTATGTCTCGGCTCCCGTCAAAACTGAAAACACAAAAGAGTCGATAGTTGAGATCTTAAAGGAATTAAAAGGAATACAGGTTTACATTTCGGAAAAGGAATTAAAGTTTGCAAAAAGCTCGCAGGTAAGGAAATTTCCGGCGCTTTTTGAGACCTATGGGCAGATAGGCCGGAGCCTGGCCAATATGATCATCTACTGCCTGCCGGATGATTATTTTAACACATTCCTGGACAACATAAAGAAAGTAACGCTTGAAGAGGCCTATGAGGCGGCCCATAACTACATTATACCCGATGAGCTGGTGATAATGGTTGTAGGCGACCGCGAGGCTGTTAAGCCTCAGCTGGAGGCTTTGAATCTTGGATCCATAACAGAGCTCGACCGTGACGGGAATGTGATTGGGACGGTTTAA
- a CDS encoding enoyl-CoA hydratase: protein MDFDNVVFEVNENVAIVRINRPEKMNALNIQTMNELRQVFSLLKHNDVAVVIITGMGDKAFVAGADITEINKLDQETGLLFSERGQEIFNYIEKFEKPVIAAVNGYAFGGGCELALACHMRICSENAKFAQPEVNLGIIPGYGGTQRLSRLVNPGRAMEYILTGDAIDAQEAYRIGLVNKVVPQSELIPKAMEIANKIASKAQVAVRAAIKAVNSTHHLSQKEGLEEEARLFGECCSSEDFREGTLAFMEKRKPLFTGK from the coding sequence ATGGATTTCGATAATGTCGTCTTTGAGGTAAATGAAAACGTTGCTATTGTCAGAATAAACAGGCCGGAGAAGATGAACGCCCTTAATATACAGACAATGAACGAATTAAGACAGGTGTTTTCTCTTCTTAAGCATAACGATGTGGCTGTCGTAATAATTACCGGAATGGGGGATAAAGCTTTTGTTGCCGGGGCTGATATTACAGAAATTAATAAGCTCGACCAGGAAACCGGGCTCCTTTTTTCAGAAAGAGGCCAGGAAATTTTTAACTATATAGAAAAATTCGAAAAGCCTGTAATTGCGGCTGTTAACGGCTATGCCTTTGGCGGGGGCTGCGAACTGGCACTTGCCTGCCATATGCGCATCTGTTCGGAAAATGCCAAGTTCGCCCAGCCTGAGGTAAATCTTGGCATAATTCCAGGCTACGGCGGAACACAGAGGCTCTCACGCCTCGTTAACCCCGGAAGGGCTATGGAGTACATTCTTACCGGAGATGCCATTGATGCACAGGAAGCTTACAGAATAGGGCTTGTAAACAAGGTGGTGCCGCAAAGCGAGCTGATACCTAAAGCCATGGAAATAGCCAATAAAATTGCTTCCAAAGCTCAGGTGGCAGTAAGGGCGGCAATTAAAGCTGTAAACTCAACCCATCACCTTTCACAAAAAGAAGGGCTTGAAGAGGAAGCCAGACTTTTTGGTGAGTGCTGCTCGTCAGAAGATTTCAGGGAAGGCACACTGGCCTTCATGGAAAAAAGAAAACCCCTTTTTACAGGAAAATAA
- a CDS encoding 3-oxoacyl-ACP reductase FabG: MINLQNKVALVTGGSRGIGASCVELFLKAGAGVAFTYKSNGEAAEELIKSLDAGGKARAYSMDMESEADINEKVKQITSDFGRIDILVNNAGIWKYGASDEMSLKEWQETININLTGTFLITKAVIPLMKQNRFGRIINISSTAGQRGEAFHSHYAASKGAIISYTKSLASELAEYNIITNCVAPGWVITDMSAEVFSDKEYKTSVEMGIPVGRIADPKDIAGPVVFLASELARHINGEILNVNGGSILCG; the protein is encoded by the coding sequence ATGATCAATCTCCAAAACAAGGTTGCCCTTGTAACCGGAGGCTCCCGGGGCATAGGGGCTTCCTGCGTTGAACTCTTCTTAAAGGCAGGTGCAGGCGTGGCTTTTACCTATAAATCGAACGGGGAAGCTGCAGAGGAGCTAATAAAAAGCCTGGATGCCGGGGGTAAAGCCCGTGCTTACAGCATGGACATGGAGTCTGAGGCCGATATAAACGAAAAGGTAAAGCAGATCACCTCCGACTTCGGCAGAATAGATATCCTTGTTAACAATGCCGGCATCTGGAAATACGGCGCCTCAGATGAAATGAGCCTTAAGGAGTGGCAGGAGACAATAAATATAAACCTTACCGGCACTTTTCTTATTACAAAGGCTGTAATTCCCCTCATGAAGCAGAACCGTTTCGGAAGGATCATTAACATATCTTCTACGGCAGGGCAGAGAGGTGAGGCATTCCATTCGCACTATGCAGCTTCAAAGGGAGCCATAATCTCATACACAAAGTCGCTTGCAAGCGAACTGGCTGAATACAATATAATTACAAACTGTGTGGCACCGGGCTGGGTAATTACGGATATGAGCGCTGAGGTGTTTTCGGACAAGGAATATAAAACCTCTGTCGAAATGGGAATACCTGTAGGGCGCATTGCAGATCCTAAGGATATTGCAGGGCCTGTTGTATTTCTGGCATCAGAACTGGCGCGCCACATAAATGGCGAGATCCTGAACGTAAACGGCGGAAGCATTCTCTGCGGTTAA
- the truA gene encoding tRNA pseudouridine(38-40) synthase TruA gives MQNYKLNIQYDGTRYAGWQVQENAVTVQQKVTEALETLTKEKINLIGSGRTDTGVHALGQAANFRTEKELNIYKFRHSLNAILPTDIAVSEMSFAGETFHARFDAKKRSYLYFITKDKSPFYEKYSYLYRGRLEVEKLNRLSKLFMGEHDFTSFSRKKSEVSHKRCIIYDAHWKETNGFVIFYIEANRFLHGMVRTITGTLLHAVRNDLKEAYIQDILQKRERESAGEAAPSKGLFLYKVKY, from the coding sequence ATGCAAAACTATAAACTCAATATCCAATACGACGGAACCCGTTATGCCGGCTGGCAGGTGCAGGAAAATGCCGTTACAGTCCAGCAGAAGGTAACTGAGGCGCTGGAAACGCTTACCAAAGAAAAAATAAATCTTATCGGCTCCGGCAGGACAGATACTGGCGTACACGCACTTGGGCAGGCGGCAAATTTCAGGACGGAAAAGGAGCTGAATATTTATAAATTCAGGCACTCGCTTAACGCTATTCTGCCCACGGACATTGCAGTTAGTGAAATGTCCTTTGCCGGGGAAACTTTTCACGCCCGCTTTGATGCAAAAAAAAGAAGCTACCTCTACTTTATTACGAAAGATAAATCCCCTTTTTACGAAAAGTATTCTTACCTCTACAGGGGACGTCTTGAAGTTGAAAAGTTAAACAGGCTTTCAAAGCTCTTTATGGGAGAGCACGACTTTACCTCCTTTTCCAGGAAAAAAAGTGAAGTCAGCCATAAAAGATGCATTATATATGATGCGCATTGGAAAGAGACTAACGGATTTGTTATTTTTTACATCGAAGCTAACAGGTTTTTGCACGGAATGGTAAGAACCATAACGGGAACCCTTCTTCACGCAGTAAGAAATGATCTTAAAGAGGCTTATATTCAGGATATACTCCAAAAGCGCGAGAGGGAGTCTGCCGGGGAGGCTGCTCCTTCCAAGGGGCTCTTCCTCTATAAAGTGAAATATTAA
- the mtaB gene encoding tRNA (N(6)-L-threonylcarbamoyladenosine(37)-C(2))-methylthiotransferase MtaB yields the protein MQSRVAFYTLGCKLNFSETSTIGTQFVKRGFQVVDFKDEADVYVINTCSVTDSADKECRQIVRRALRLNPNAFIAVTGCYAQLKPEEIASIDGVDVVLGSNEKFKLFDYINDFTKRELSCIHVSPTDELNEINGAFSSDATGRTRAFLKIQDGCDYTCSYCTIPLARGKSRSLKPEEVLENFKALLDEGYKEIIITGVNVGDYGKAFNMDFYSLLLKMVEVPGDFRLRISSIEPNLLTDEILELTLNNKKMCRHFHIPLQSGSPKVLRLMQRRYKQENYRKLINRVIEKIPDAGIGVDVIVGFPGETEDDFMDTYNFLKELPVSYLHVFTYSERPNTKAINFEGVVNHTERKRRNNMLRILSEKKRNEFYRKMAGNELEILFEHENHDGHMKGFASNYVRVQHEYDGSLVNVFSHVRIESVEGEICFGKVVNE from the coding sequence GTGCAAAGCAGAGTTGCTTTTTATACGTTAGGTTGTAAACTGAATTTTTCCGAGACTTCAACAATCGGAACACAGTTTGTAAAACGCGGCTTTCAGGTTGTTGACTTCAAGGACGAAGCCGATGTTTATGTCATAAATACCTGTTCTGTTACAGATAGTGCAGATAAGGAATGCCGCCAGATAGTCCGCCGCGCCCTCAGGCTTAACCCCAACGCTTTTATTGCCGTTACAGGCTGCTATGCCCAGTTAAAACCGGAAGAAATTGCCTCGATTGACGGCGTGGACGTTGTGCTCGGCAGCAATGAAAAATTCAAGCTGTTCGACTACATTAATGATTTTACAAAGAGGGAACTTTCCTGCATCCATGTTTCACCGACAGATGAGCTTAATGAAATAAACGGGGCATTTTCTTCAGATGCTACGGGAAGAACCAGGGCTTTTCTTAAAATACAGGACGGATGCGACTATACCTGCTCCTACTGTACAATACCTTTGGCACGGGGCAAAAGCCGCAGCCTTAAGCCTGAAGAGGTGCTTGAAAATTTCAAAGCCCTCCTGGATGAAGGCTATAAGGAAATTATTATTACAGGCGTAAACGTGGGGGACTACGGCAAGGCTTTCAATATGGATTTCTACAGCCTCCTTTTGAAGATGGTTGAGGTGCCGGGAGACTTCAGGCTCAGGATCAGTTCCATTGAACCTAACCTCCTTACCGATGAAATACTGGAACTGACGCTGAACAACAAAAAAATGTGCCGGCATTTCCACATACCTCTTCAGAGCGGTTCACCTAAGGTCTTAAGACTAATGCAGAGGCGCTATAAACAGGAAAACTACCGAAAGCTGATCAACAGGGTAATTGAAAAGATTCCGGACGCCGGAATAGGCGTGGACGTCATAGTCGGCTTCCCGGGCGAAACAGAAGATGATTTTATGGATACCTATAACTTCTTAAAAGAGCTTCCGGTATCCTACCTGCACGTGTTTACTTATTCCGAAAGGCCGAATACAAAGGCTATAAACTTTGAGGGCGTTGTAAACCACACGGAAAGAAAAAGAAGAAACAACATGCTCAGAATCCTGAGTGAAAAGAAAAGAAATGAGTTCTACAGGAAAATGGCGGGAAATGAGCTAGAAATACTTTTTGAGCATGAAAACCACGACGGGCATATGAAAGGTTTCGCCAGCAACTATGTCCGCGTGCAGCATGAGTATGACGGCAGTCTAGTTAATGTTTTCTCGCACGTCAGAATTGAGAGTGTTGAAGGCGAGATATGCTTCGGAAAAGTGGTTAATGAGTAA
- the rpsA gene encoding 30S ribosomal protein S1, with protein sequence MSEETKKDVKGKVRFFNSDEYSKEEMETLAKLYSQSFKDVKEGEIIKGKIVSIQGDSIILDVGFKSEGTIPKQEFNAGDEIKIGEEVEIVIESVEDQEGNLVLSKKRADFLRIWNKILNAYETGEIIQGKILKRIKGGMVVDLMGIEAFLPGSQIDIRPVRDFDAFVGQTMDFKVVKVNVPTENVVVSHKVLIEEEISDQRKAILDSLEKGQILEGIVKAITDFGVFVDLGGVDGLIHITDLSWGRINHPSEVVKLDEKIKVVVTDFDMEKKRISLSLKQLLPHPWDNIENKYKVGDKVSGRVVSLTDYGAFIEIEKGIEGLIHISEMSWTLHIKHPSQFVSMGQVVEAVILSLDKDEKKISLGMKQLVPDPWTELMQKYPVGSKHTGIARNLTNFGVFVELEPGVDGLVHISDLSWTKKIRHPGEVVKKGEKIDVIVLGVDTEQRKISLGHKQVQDNPWDTFEKNYAIGTITEGKVVRIIEKGLIAELPAKVDGFVPATQLSTAKLKNIAFCFPVETVLPLKVVEFDKENKKIVLSALGALKEKSDAEIQEYITRHKLEKVTVEDIKNANADTVDPSDIPNLEGPDEPAAQSDKTAEKPAEKA encoded by the coding sequence ATGTCCGAAGAGACAAAAAAGGACGTTAAAGGAAAGGTCAGATTCTTTAATTCCGATGAGTATTCAAAGGAAGAGATGGAAACACTGGCCAAACTCTACTCTCAATCATTTAAGGATGTAAAAGAGGGTGAGATAATTAAGGGTAAAATTGTAAGCATTCAGGGCGACAGCATTATTCTTGATGTCGGCTTTAAGTCTGAAGGTACAATCCCTAAGCAGGAATTTAATGCCGGTGATGAAATTAAGATTGGTGAAGAAGTTGAGATCGTTATTGAAAGCGTTGAAGATCAGGAAGGCAATCTGGTCCTCAGCAAGAAGAGAGCAGACTTCCTTAGGATCTGGAACAAGATACTGAACGCTTACGAAACAGGCGAAATTATTCAGGGCAAGATATTAAAAAGAATTAAAGGTGGAATGGTTGTTGACCTCATGGGCATAGAAGCCTTCCTTCCCGGCTCTCAGATTGATATTAGACCTGTAAGAGATTTTGACGCTTTCGTCGGCCAGACAATGGACTTTAAGGTAGTTAAAGTTAACGTTCCTACTGAAAACGTTGTCGTTTCACACAAGGTCCTCATCGAGGAAGAAATCTCCGACCAGAGGAAAGCTATACTCGACAGCCTTGAAAAAGGACAGATTCTTGAAGGTATCGTTAAAGCAATTACAGACTTCGGTGTGTTCGTGGATCTGGGCGGCGTAGACGGTCTTATCCATATTACAGACTTAAGCTGGGGCAGAATCAACCACCCGAGCGAAGTTGTTAAACTTGATGAAAAGATTAAGGTTGTTGTAACCGATTTCGACATGGAAAAGAAGAGAATTTCTCTTTCTCTCAAGCAGCTTCTGCCGCATCCATGGGATAACATCGAAAATAAATATAAAGTCGGCGATAAGGTATCCGGCAGAGTCGTTTCCCTTACCGATTACGGCGCATTCATTGAAATTGAAAAGGGCATCGAAGGCCTTATACACATTTCTGAAATGAGCTGGACACTCCATATTAAACATCCTTCACAGTTTGTCTCAATGGGACAGGTTGTTGAAGCTGTTATCCTGAGCCTGGATAAAGACGAGAAGAAGATCTCTCTCGGCATGAAACAGCTGGTTCCGGATCCATGGACAGAACTCATGCAGAAATATCCTGTTGGCTCAAAGCACACAGGTATTGCACGCAATCTTACCAACTTTGGTGTATTCGTTGAACTCGAACCGGGTGTCGACGGTCTGGTACACATTTCAGACCTGTCATGGACAAAGAAAATCCGCCATCCCGGGGAAGTCGTTAAAAAAGGCGAAAAGATTGACGTTATTGTCTTAGGCGTTGATACTGAACAGAGAAAGATATCCTTAGGCCACAAACAGGTCCAGGATAACCCCTGGGATACTTTCGAAAAGAACTATGCCATCGGTACAATTACTGAAGGTAAAGTAGTCAGAATCATCGAAAAAGGCCTTATTGCAGAACTTCCTGCAAAAGTGGACGGCTTTGTTCCTGCAACACAGCTTTCAACTGCAAAGCTGAAGAACATAGCTTTCTGTTTCCCGGTTGAAACAGTACTTCCGCTTAAGGTTGTAGAATTCGACAAGGAAAACAAGAAGATCGTTCTTAGCGCTCTTGGTGCTCTGAAAGAAAAATCAGATGCCGAAATCCAGGAGTATATCACAAGACATAAGCTTGAAAAAGTTACTGTTGAAGATATAAAGAATGCTAATGCCGATACTGTTGATCCTTCAGATATTCCTAACCTCGAAGGTCCTGATGAACCGGCTGCTCAGTCAGATAAAACTGCTGAAAAACCGGCCGAAAAGGCATAA
- a CDS encoding 4-hydroxy-3-methylbut-2-enyl diphosphate reductase, with amino-acid sequence MKVNIDASAGFCWGVVRAIDFAENELQTTEKIYSLGDIIHNAAEVKRLNDLGMETITVKDFPKLEKGSKVLIRAHGEPPSTYQEAIKYGLEIVDATCPVVAKVQERIRKFSDNEFQVVIFGKKDHAEVIGLRGVTGDKAILVLTPEEALEKVDFSRKTVLFSQTTMDRETFARIAEALRERISQLYIGSIEEEAAIEFHAKNTICGQVSGRDKKLREFARSNDVIIFAAGKKSSNGKVLFHIAEEENQRIYFIEDADEIKPEWFSGAETVGITGATSTPRWQMEKIKAYIENNFS; translated from the coding sequence ATGAAGGTTAACATAGACGCCAGCGCGGGATTCTGCTGGGGAGTTGTAAGAGCAATAGATTTTGCTGAAAATGAACTTCAAACCACAGAGAAAATCTACAGCCTGGGTGACATTATTCATAATGCTGCTGAAGTTAAAAGGTTAAATGACCTCGGAATGGAAACTATTACGGTTAAGGATTTTCCGAAGCTTGAAAAGGGAAGTAAAGTCCTTATCCGTGCCCACGGTGAACCCCCATCTACATATCAGGAAGCAATTAAATACGGACTCGAAATAGTTGATGCCACCTGCCCCGTTGTTGCAAAAGTGCAGGAAAGAATCAGAAAATTTTCCGATAACGAGTTCCAGGTCGTAATCTTTGGCAAAAAAGATCACGCCGAAGTCATTGGCCTAAGAGGCGTTACAGGCGATAAGGCTATACTTGTCCTTACTCCCGAAGAAGCCCTGGAAAAAGTGGATTTCTCCAGGAAAACAGTGCTTTTCTCGCAGACTACAATGGACAGGGAAACATTTGCCCGGATAGCTGAAGCCTTAAGGGAAAGGATCAGCCAGCTCTATATCGGATCTATTGAAGAAGAAGCTGCAATCGAGTTCCACGCAAAAAATACCATCTGCGGCCAGGTCTCAGGGCGCGATAAAAAGCTGAGGGAATTTGCCCGCTCAAACGACGTTATAATTTTTGCCGCAGGCAAAAAAAGCAGCAACGGCAAGGTTCTTTTTCACATAGCTGAGGAAGAAAACCAGAGGATTTACTTTATCGAAGACGCGGATGAAATTAAGCCCGAATGGTTCTCCGGGGCTGAAACCGTAGGCATTACCGGCGCCACATCCACCCCACGCTGGCAGATGGAAAAAATTAAGGCGTATATTGAAAATAATTTTTCTTAG
- a CDS encoding (d)CMP kinase, whose translation MAKNIIITIDGPAGSGKSTSAKLVAKNLGFTYLDTGAMYRAVTYLALKRNVIKDEPSVVELAEKARLELKFVDGKTEVILNGEDVTEAIRSYEVNSNVSEVSRIAGVRTALVKKQQEIGRNTSIVAEGRDTGTVVFPEADVKIFLTASLSQRAHRRLREFQEKGENLSLDEIEGNIRKRDLIDSSREVSPLTKAQDAVEIDTSSITIEEEVELILSRVRESINNKGN comes from the coding sequence ATGGCAAAGAATATAATTATTACTATAGATGGTCCGGCAGGCTCCGGAAAAAGTACCTCGGCAAAGCTTGTAGCAAAAAATCTCGGGTTTACTTACCTGGATACAGGCGCAATGTACAGGGCTGTAACCTACCTGGCCTTAAAGCGGAACGTAATTAAAGATGAACCTTCAGTCGTTGAACTGGCTGAAAAAGCCCGCCTTGAGCTGAAATTTGTGGACGGAAAGACCGAAGTCATCTTAAACGGAGAGGACGTAACTGAAGCCATCCGTTCCTACGAAGTTAATTCAAACGTAAGTGAAGTCTCCAGGATCGCTGGCGTCAGGACAGCCCTGGTAAAAAAGCAGCAGGAAATAGGCAGGAACACCAGCATTGTGGCCGAAGGCCGCGATACAGGAACAGTTGTCTTCCCGGAGGCAGACGTAAAGATATTCTTAACCGCATCTCTAAGCCAGAGAGCCCATAGAAGGCTCAGGGAATTTCAGGAAAAAGGGGAGAATCTTTCTCTCGATGAGATTGAAGGCAATATAAGGAAAAGGGACCTTATAGATTCAAGCCGTGAAGTAAGCCCCCTTACCAAGGCGCAGGATGCCGTTGAAATTGACACTTCCAGCATTACAATTGAAGAGGAAGTGGAACTGATTTTAAGCAGAGTAAGAGAGAGTATTAACAACAAAGGTAACTAA
- a CDS encoding inositol monophosphatase, with amino-acid sequence MLEDVIAIAKEAGEIIREGYRKNFTVEFKTNSSNLVTEIDKKSEQAIISFIKEKYPTHGIIAEESGAININKNAEYVWVIDPLDGTTNFAHGLPIFSVSVGLQKNGETICGIVYDVMRDAAYTAEKGGGSYCNSRKLKVSENSNLSYSLLVTGFPYDVQENPGKVMNYFAAFLHDARAIRRLGSAAIDFCYVADGIFDGFWELSLYPWDICAGRLVLEEAGGMVTDFDGVKRDIFHKQILATNGKVHDKMVQILKEAGSK; translated from the coding sequence ATGTTAGAAGATGTAATTGCTATTGCCAAAGAAGCAGGCGAAATCATAAGAGAAGGTTACAGAAAGAACTTTACGGTGGAGTTTAAGACAAATTCCTCGAACCTTGTTACCGAAATTGACAAAAAAAGTGAACAGGCCATAATTTCTTTCATAAAAGAAAAATACCCCACGCACGGAATTATTGCCGAGGAAAGCGGGGCTATTAATATTAATAAAAATGCCGAATACGTCTGGGTTATTGATCCCCTGGACGGCACGACAAACTTTGCCCACGGGCTCCCAATTTTTTCAGTTTCTGTGGGACTCCAGAAAAACGGGGAGACTATCTGCGGCATCGTTTATGACGTTATGCGCGATGCGGCTTATACGGCTGAAAAGGGGGGAGGCTCATACTGCAACTCCAGGAAGCTGAAGGTAAGCGAAAACAGCAACCTGAGCTACAGCCTTCTTGTAACCGGCTTCCCATACGACGTGCAGGAAAACCCCGGCAAGGTGATGAACTACTTTGCTGCTTTCCTCCACGACGCCCGTGCTATAAGACGCCTCGGCTCGGCTGCAATCGACTTCTGCTATGTTGCTGACGGAATCTTCGACGGCTTCTGGGAACTCTCGCTTTATCCGTGGGACATTTGTGCCGGACGCTTGGTGCTCGAGGAGGCAGGGGGCATGGTAACAGATTTTGACGGCGTTAAACGCGACATATTCCACAAGCAGATACTTGCCACCAACGGGAAGGTGCACGACAAGATGGTTCAGATCCTGAAGGAAGCAGGCAGTAAGTAG